Part of the Xanthomonas sp. SI genome is shown below.
ACCGCGGCGACGCCGACAACGGCAAGCGCCTGGCCAAGCTCAAGCTCGACGCCAACCGGCGCCTGCTCGCCTGCCTGCCGATCGAGCGCGATGCCGACGGCGCGCCGCAACTGGTCCGCGAGGCGGCCGACGGCCGTCGCGCACTGCGGCTGAAGGGCGACGCCAAGCACAACCAGCTCACGGAACTGCTCGAAGACGATGCGCATTTCGGCGCCTATCTGAAGATTCCCGGCAAGGACAACGGCTTTGATATCGAAGGCATGGCGGTGGACGGCCAGCGCCTGCTGCTGGGCCTGCGCGGCCCGGTGCTGCGCGGCTGGGCCGGACTGCTGGAGATCGCGGTGGAGGCGCATCACGACCATCTGCGGCTGGTGCCGCTGGACGCGGAGGGCACCTTGCTGCGCAAGCATTTCCTGCAACTGGGCGGGCTGGGCGTGCGCGACCTGCATTTCCACGGCCAGGACCTGTACCTGCTGGCCGGCCCGACCATGGTGCTGAACGGCGAGATCCGCCTGTTCCGCTGGCCCGGCGCGCGCGCGGCGCTGACCGCCAACCGCGAGCCGGTGCGGTTCCAGCGCGAGCTGATCAAATCGCTGGCGCTGCCGCACGGCGAGGACAGCGATCGCGCCGAAGCGCTGTGCAACCTGCCGCCGGCGCTGTCCGGCGGCGTGCCGAGCTGGCTGGTGCTGTACGACGCGCCGGGACCGGCGCGCAGCGACGGCGAGTGCGTCGTGCACGGCGATCTGCTGCGCTAGCGCCTGCCCGAATCGTGGCCCCGGGTGAATCGCCAGAGTTCAGGTCTTTTGTAGGAGCGGCTTCAGCCGCGACAGGCACTACCAGTAAGGCGCGTCGCGGCTGAAGCCGCTCCTACAATGGAAAAGCTTAGGCACGGCACCGCTTCCGGGCACCGTCGGGCACGGCGGGGTAAAATCGCCCGATTCCCGTTTGCTCCGAGCGTTCCATGGCCTGCCGCACCCGTTTCGCCCCCAGTCCCACCGGTTACCTGCACATCGGCGGCGCGCGCACCGCGCTGTACTGCTGGCTGGAGGCGCGCCACCGCGGCGGTGAGTTCGTGCTGCGCATCGAGGACACCGACCGCGAGCGCAGCACCCAGGCGGCGATCGACGCCATCCTGGAAGCGATGGACTGGCTCGGCCTGGACTACGACGAAGGCCCGGTCTACCAGACCCAGCGCATCGCCCGCTACCAGGAAGTGGCCGAACAGCTGCTCGCCGCCGGCAAGGCCTACTACGCCTACGAGACCCGCGAGGAACTCGATGCGATGCGCGAGGCGGCCATGGCCAAGCAGGAGAAGCCGCGCTACAACGGCGCCGCGCGCGAGCAGAACCTGGCCTACCGCGACGACCCGAACCGGGTGATCCGCTTCAAGAACCCCGTCGGCGGCAGCGTGGTGTTCGACGACCTGATCAAGGGCCGCATCGAGATCGCCAACAGCGAACTCGACGACATGGTGATCTTCCGTCCCGACGGCTATCCCACCTACAACTTCGCGGTGGTGGTGGACGACTGGGACATGGGCATCACCGAAGTGATCCGCGGCGACGACCACATCAACAACACCCCGCGCCAGATCAACATCTACGAAGCGCTGGGCGCGCTGGTGCCGAAGTTCGCGCACATGCCGATGATCCTGGACGAGCAGGGCGCCAAGCTGTCCAAGCGCACCGGCGCGGCCGACGTGATGCAGTACAAGGACGCCGGCTACCTGCCGCACGCGCTGATCAACTACCTGGCGCGGCTGGGCTGGTCGCACGGCGACCAGGAACTGTTTGGCCGCCAGGAATTGATCGACCTGTTCGACGTCAAGGACGTCAACTCCAAGGCCGCGCGGCTGGATATGGCCAAGCTCGGCTGGGTCAACCAGCATTATCTGAAGACCGACGACCCGGCCACGATCGCGCCGCAGCTGGACTACCAGCTGGCCAAGCTCGGCATCGACCCCGCCGCCGGCCCGGCCGCCGCCGACGTGGTGTTGGCGCTGCGCGAGCGCGTGCAGACGCTGAAGGAAATGGCCGAGAAGGCGGTGGTCTGGTACCGGCCGCTGGAGACCTATGACGAAGCGGCGGTGGCCAAGCACCTGAAGCCGGGCGCCGAACTGGCGCTGGGCAAGGCGCGCGAGCTGCTGGCCGCGCTGGGCGAGTGGAGCGTGGACGGCGTGTCCGCCGCGCTGCACGACGCCGCCGCGGCGCTGGAGATCGGCATGGGCAAGGTGGCGCAGCCGCTGCGCGTGGCCATCACCGGCACCCAGGTCAGCCCCGATATCTCGCACACGGTCTACCTGGCCGGGCGCGAGCAGGCCTTGAAACGCATCGATGCCGCGCTCATCAAGATCCCAGCGGGAAGCTGATTCCCCGGAGAAGCCCATGTCCAGCAAGAAGACCGCCTGCACCGAGCCGCACCACCACGTCCACGACGCCGACGACTTCGTCAAGGTGGTGGAGCGGGTGAGCCGCGAACGCGGGCTGCGGCTGACCCCGATCCGCGCCAACGTGCTGCGCCTGATCGCCGAGGCCGGGCGGCCGGTGAAGGCCTACGACCTGCTGGAATGGGTGCGCGAAGGCAAGAGCGTGGGTGCCGATGCACCGCCCACCGTGTACCGCGCGCTGGATTTCCTGATGGCCAACGGCTTCGTGCACAAGCTCGAGTCGGTCAACGCCTTCGTCGCCTGCCACCATCCCAGCAGCGCCCAGCACTCGGTACCGTTCCTGATCTGCGATCGCTGCCACAGCGCGGTCGAACTGGAGGACCGCGACGTGGTCGCGCAACTGGAACAGCGCGCCAAGGCGCTGGGCTTCCAGCCGCAGGCGCAGACCCTGGAAGTGCACGGGCTGTGCGCGCGCTGCGCGGGGTAGGGCGCTGCGCTTCCGGAAATGTTGTGCGGAGCTGCCCGCGACGCTATGCGTCGGGCCGCCGCGCGCGGGCATACGGCCACGAAGCGCTGCCTGCCGATCGCCTGAGGCCTCGCCGCCGCCGCTGCAGTGGATCGCGGATGGCGTCGGCTGACGCAAGCAAACCGTCAGGGAACGCCGACTTGGCGTAGCGTCGGACGTTGCGATCCGACGCAGATTCGAGCCCTTGCAACGGCGTGCCGAGGATCCGCCGCCCGCCTCAGCCATGCTCCAGCACATCGCCGAAGCGCAGCCGCGTCCACGCTTCGGCCGCCGCCTGTGCGAGCGCAGCCGAAACGCTGCTGCCCTCGGCCAGGGTGGTATCGCCGCGCGGATCGATGACTTCCCATTCCCAGGTCCGCGTCCGCTTGGGCAGCCACGCCGCGAGCAGCAGTGCAGGCAACTCCGCGTTCCCGGTGACGACATCGCAGCGCCAGATCAACAGGTCCGCCAGCGTGTCGCGTTGCCAGCGCGGCCGCGCCGTGTGGTCCGCAGCGGCGTCGCGCGTCGGAGCGGGGCGGGCACGCTGCAGCGGCACGGCGAAGGCGTGCGCCTCGTGCGTGCCGGGAATCGGGTAGGTCGTCTTGTGCATGCTCGCTTCCTCTGTGACAAAGAAGGCGTGCCGGGAGACCTGCGAGAGACCCCATCGGACACACCCGCATCGACCGGCGCTGCCGGTGGCTGGTGTCGCGGGTGCCCGATTGGCTGAGATGTCGCCGCTGGATGCGGCGACGGCCGGGCTACCATCCGGCCTGCTCTCTTTCGACCGCCGCAGCGTACCCATTCCAGGGTGCCGCGACAAGCGCTTTTTGTTGCCGCAAACTATTGTTTTTGCTTGGGATATGTGAGCAATCGGCGCGCTGTCGGCGCGGTCGCTGGCTGCCCGGCGGAGCAGCCGCGGCGGTGCCACCGCGGCCGAACGGCAAATCGCTGCAGGGCCGCCTGCATGAGGCTAGACGGCGGGTGCAGGCGACGTCTTCGCGCCCCACAGTGCGTAGAACAGCACGTACAACTCGCACGCGGCGGTGAGCAGGAAGGCCTGTTGCAGGCCGACGTGGTCGGCCAGCCAGCCCTGCACCACCACCAGCGCGCCGCCGGCGATGGCCATGATCAGCAGGCCGGAGCCTTCCTCGGTGAGCGGACCCAGGCCCTTGATGCCGAGGGTGAAGATGGTCGGGAACATGATCGAGTGGAACAGGCCCACCGCGATCAGCGACCACATCGCGACGTGGCCGGTGGTGAACACGGTCAGCAGCACCACCACGAACGCGCCGATCGAGAACAGCGCCAGCACGGTTTCCGGCGCGATGCGGCGCATCAGCGCGCTGCCGGCGAAGCGCCCCACCATCATCCCGCCCCACAGCAGGAACAGGTAGTGCGAGGCCTGTTCGTGGGTGAGGTTGCCGATGTGCGGCTGCGACACGAAATTGATGAACAGGTTGGACACGCCGATCTCGGCGATCAGGTAGATGAAGATGGCCGGGATGCCGAGCACCAGGTTGCGGTGCCGCCACAGCGAATGGCTGGCGCGCTGCGCGCCGGTGGCACGCTGGGTGGCCTGGCCGAGCGCGGGCAGCTTGAAGCGGGCGATGACCACGGCCAGCAGCACCAGCACCACGGCGACGATGAGGTAGGGCAACTGCACCGATTGCGCGTCGGCCAGGCGTTCGGCCTGGGTCAGCACCGCATCGCCCTTGGCGGTACCCGAGGCCGAGCGGCCCAGGATCAGGTAACCGCCGAACAGCGGCGCCAGCGTGGTGCCGACCGAGTTGAACGCCTGCACCAGGTTGAGTCGCGCCGAGGCGGTGTCCGCGCTGCCGATCACCGCGACATAGGGATTGGCAGCGACCTGCAGCAAGGTGATGCCGCTGGCGATCACGAACAGCGAGCCGAGGGTGATGCCGTACGAGACCAGCCGCGCGGCCGCGATCATGCCCAGCGCGCCCAGCGCCATGATGCCCAGGCCGATCACCAGCGCGCGCTGGTAGCCGATGCGTTCGATCAGCTTGGCCGACGGCAGCGAGGCGAAGAAATAGGCGATGAACCAGACCGACTCGATCAACGTGGCCTGGGTGTAGCTCAGCTCGAACACGCTGCGCAGGTGCGGCAGCAGCGTGTTGTTGATGACGGTGATGAAGCCCCACATGAAGAACAGCGAGGCCAGCAGCGACAGCGCGGCGCGGTAGGACGGCGCGTTGCCGGTGAGCGGTGCGGAGTGGGAAAGCGGAGCCGCCGGCCCCATCGGTCCTGCCATCGTGGGTGTCCTCTACGCTGTTACGGGGTTTGTCGTCGGGCACGCGCGGGCGTGTGCCTGCGCTGCAACAGCGCAGCTGTCGCGCGGGTTGCGGCGTTGTTGCGCAGGGCCGCAAACGATATCGCGGCGCGAGCGCAGGGGCGAGGATAGGCGCCGCGCTTCGCGCACGACCAATGATTTAAATCGCGGCGGTTATACGGTTATTGCAATGCTGCACTGCAGCGGCGCGTCGTTCTGGCGGCTGTGTGGATGCGTCTTCTGCGACTGGTCGGCAGCGACTGGTTCGCCTGCCGCAACAGGCGCCGCGTTGCATTTCGCGGCCAACCTATGGGCTGTGGACGCGGTCGCAGGGCATGGGTGCACAGAGGCGCGCGTGGTGTCGCTGTGGTGCATGAGCGAAGAATGCGCGGACGGAGCGACGAGAACATGGCCGGCGAACCGCGGGAGTTATCTGCGACGATAGTCGTGGACGCCGAAGCAGGGCTTGCCATTCATGCGCGGCGGTCATGTGTATCGCGCGGCTTT
Proteins encoded:
- a CDS encoding DUF3616 domain-containing protein, which produces MPKTLLPHAVRLEFAPGALVHANLSGAAFTDDWLWVAGDEACAVDRLHALAPVGNEALRFGEGRSFALGELLDLPGDHDEEADLEGMALSPGYLWVVGSHGMKRKNAKPDRGDADNGKRLAKLKLDANRRLLACLPIERDADGAPQLVREAADGRRALRLKGDAKHNQLTELLEDDAHFGAYLKIPGKDNGFDIEGMAVDGQRLLLGLRGPVLRGWAGLLEIAVEAHHDHLRLVPLDAEGTLLRKHFLQLGGLGVRDLHFHGQDLYLLAGPTMVLNGEIRLFRWPGARAALTANREPVRFQRELIKSLALPHGEDSDRAEALCNLPPALSGGVPSWLVLYDAPGPARSDGECVVHGDLLR
- the gltX gene encoding glutamate--tRNA ligase; this translates as MACRTRFAPSPTGYLHIGGARTALYCWLEARHRGGEFVLRIEDTDRERSTQAAIDAILEAMDWLGLDYDEGPVYQTQRIARYQEVAEQLLAAGKAYYAYETREELDAMREAAMAKQEKPRYNGAAREQNLAYRDDPNRVIRFKNPVGGSVVFDDLIKGRIEIANSELDDMVIFRPDGYPTYNFAVVVDDWDMGITEVIRGDDHINNTPRQINIYEALGALVPKFAHMPMILDEQGAKLSKRTGAADVMQYKDAGYLPHALINYLARLGWSHGDQELFGRQELIDLFDVKDVNSKAARLDMAKLGWVNQHYLKTDDPATIAPQLDYQLAKLGIDPAAGPAAADVVLALRERVQTLKEMAEKAVVWYRPLETYDEAAVAKHLKPGAELALGKARELLAALGEWSVDGVSAALHDAAAALEIGMGKVAQPLRVAITGTQVSPDISHTVYLAGREQALKRIDAALIKIPAGS
- a CDS encoding transcriptional repressor, producing the protein MSSKKTACTEPHHHVHDADDFVKVVERVSRERGLRLTPIRANVLRLIAEAGRPVKAYDLLEWVREGKSVGADAPPTVYRALDFLMANGFVHKLESVNAFVACHHPSSAQHSVPFLICDRCHSAVELEDRDVVAQLEQRAKALGFQPQAQTLEVHGLCARCAG
- a CDS encoding sugar MFS transporter, with product MAGPMGPAAPLSHSAPLTGNAPSYRAALSLLASLFFMWGFITVINNTLLPHLRSVFELSYTQATLIESVWFIAYFFASLPSAKLIERIGYQRALVIGLGIMALGALGMIAAARLVSYGITLGSLFVIASGITLLQVAANPYVAVIGSADTASARLNLVQAFNSVGTTLAPLFGGYLILGRSASGTAKGDAVLTQAERLADAQSVQLPYLIVAVVLVLLAVVIARFKLPALGQATQRATGAQRASHSLWRHRNLVLGIPAIFIYLIAEIGVSNLFINFVSQPHIGNLTHEQASHYLFLLWGGMMVGRFAGSALMRRIAPETVLALFSIGAFVVVLLTVFTTGHVAMWSLIAVGLFHSIMFPTIFTLGIKGLGPLTEEGSGLLIMAIAGGALVVVQGWLADHVGLQQAFLLTAACELYVLFYALWGAKTSPAPAV